From the genome of Winogradskyella forsetii, one region includes:
- the fabD gene encoding ACP S-malonyltransferase, with the protein MNAYIFPGQGAQFSGMGLNLYENSALAQELFEKANDILGFPITDIMFEGTAEDLKETKVTQPAIFLHSVILAKTLGDSFKPDMVAGHSLGEFSALVAAGALTFEDGLKLVSQRAQAMQKACELQPSTMAAVLGLADDIVEKVCSTTEGVVVAANYNCPGQLVISGEVEAINKACESLKDAGARRALVLPVGGAFHSPLMEPAREELAAAIENTTFSKPNCPIYQNVTASAITDENEIKANLISQLTAPVRWTQSVQQMVADGASHFTEVGPGNVLQGLVKKIHRDAETASATFETNA; encoded by the coding sequence ATGAACGCATATATATTTCCAGGTCAAGGTGCTCAATTCTCAGGAATGGGATTGAACCTTTACGAAAATTCAGCTTTAGCACAAGAGTTATTTGAAAAAGCCAACGACATTTTGGGCTTTCCTATAACAGATATTATGTTTGAAGGTACTGCTGAAGATTTAAAAGAAACGAAGGTGACACAACCCGCTATCTTTTTACATTCGGTAATTTTGGCAAAAACCCTTGGAGATTCATTCAAACCAGATATGGTTGCAGGACATTCCCTTGGGGAATTCTCTGCTTTAGTAGCCGCTGGTGCCTTAACTTTTGAGGATGGTCTTAAATTAGTATCGCAACGTGCTCAAGCTATGCAAAAGGCTTGCGAACTGCAACCGAGTACTATGGCTGCAGTTTTAGGCTTAGCTGACGACATTGTTGAGAAAGTATGCAGTACAACTGAAGGTGTTGTGGTCGCAGCAAATTATAACTGTCCTGGACAATTAGTAATTTCAGGGGAAGTTGAGGCTATTAATAAAGCTTGTGAATCTTTAAAAGATGCTGGTGCCAGACGTGCGTTGGTATTACCTGTTGGAGGTGCGTTTCACTCACCATTAATGGAACCTGCTCGCGAAGAATTAGCGGCTGCTATTGAAAACACAACCTTTAGTAAACCAAACTGTCCGATATACCAGAACGTTACAGCTTCTGCAATAACCGATGAAAATGAAATTAAAGCCAATTTAATTTCACAACTTACTGCTCCTGTACGCTGGACACAATCCGTGCAACAAATGGTTGCTGACGGTGCATCTCATTTTACGGAAGTTGGACCTGGAAATGTTTTACAAGGTTTAGTAAAGAAAATACATAGAGACGCAGAAACAGCTTCAGCCACTTTTGAAACTAATGCCTAA
- a CDS encoding sugar O-acetyltransferase, with product MTEKEKMIAGELYLASDPQLLKERQEAQLLFQKFNSLSELDKDKRNKIIKNLIGKLGEGFNIEPPFFCDYGYNIIIGKNCYINYGCCILDGTLVTIGNNCMFGPNVQIYTATHPLDYKSRNSGKEFSKPISIGNNVWIGGNATLCPGVTLGNNVVVGAGAVVTKDFPDDVLIAGNPAKIIKTINN from the coding sequence ATGACCGAAAAAGAAAAAATGATTGCTGGCGAGTTATATTTAGCTTCAGATCCGCAATTATTAAAAGAGCGACAAGAAGCGCAACTTTTGTTTCAGAAATTTAATTCATTATCTGAATTAGATAAAGATAAACGCAACAAAATCATAAAAAATCTTATCGGTAAACTTGGGGAAGGTTTTAACATTGAGCCTCCTTTTTTCTGCGATTATGGTTATAATATCATCATAGGTAAAAATTGTTATATCAATTACGGTTGTTGCATTTTAGATGGTACATTAGTAACTATTGGCAACAATTGTATGTTTGGGCCCAATGTTCAAATTTATACGGCCACACATCCTTTGGACTATAAATCAAGGAATAGCGGAAAAGAGTTTTCAAAACCTATTTCAATTGGAAATAACGTTTGGATTGGTGGCAATGCAACGCTATGTCCTGGGGTAACACTAGGCAACAATGTTGTGGTTGGTGCTGGAGCAGTAGTTACAAAAGACTTTCCTGATGATGTTTTAATTGCTGGAAATCCTGCTAAAATCATCAAAACGATAAATAATTAA
- the galE gene encoding UDP-glucose 4-epimerase GalE — translation MKILVTGGLGFIGSHTVVELQNEGFEVVIIDNLSNSSMEVLDGITAITNKKPHFEKLDLRVKPEVQDFFKRHNDIVGVIHFAASKAVGESVAEPLLYYENNITTLVYILQELRGLSKKNFIFSSSCTVYGQADELPITENAPVKPAESPYGNTKQVGEEIIRDTCRVNGDVKAIALRYFNPIGAHPSAEIGELPIGTPQNLVPFITQTGIGMREQLSVFGGDYPTSDGTCVRDYIHVVDLAKAHVVALQRLVSGKNDSNFEFFNLGTGTGSTVLEAIQSFERVSGKALNYKIVDRREGDVTAAYAETSKANGVLGWKTELTLDDAMDSAWKWEQKIRTK, via the coding sequence ATGAAAATATTAGTTACAGGAGGTTTAGGCTTTATTGGGTCGCATACCGTTGTAGAATTACAAAACGAAGGCTTTGAAGTCGTAATTATTGACAATCTGTCTAATTCTTCAATGGAAGTTTTAGACGGTATCACAGCCATTACCAATAAAAAACCACATTTTGAAAAGTTGGATTTAAGGGTGAAACCAGAAGTTCAAGATTTTTTTAAACGCCATAACGATATTGTAGGAGTCATCCATTTTGCAGCAAGTAAAGCGGTTGGTGAAAGCGTCGCGGAACCATTGTTATATTATGAAAACAATATCACAACCTTAGTGTATATACTTCAGGAGTTAAGAGGTTTGAGCAAAAAGAATTTTATTTTTAGTTCCTCTTGTACCGTTTATGGACAGGCCGACGAGTTACCAATTACCGAAAATGCACCCGTAAAACCGGCAGAATCGCCTTACGGAAACACCAAGCAGGTTGGTGAGGAAATCATTAGGGATACCTGTAGGGTTAATGGTGACGTAAAGGCTATTGCCCTGCGTTATTTTAATCCGATAGGCGCACATCCATCGGCAGAAATTGGTGAGTTACCTATTGGAACACCGCAAAACTTAGTGCCTTTCATTACACAAACAGGAATTGGTATGCGAGAGCAATTGTCTGTTTTTGGAGGTGATTATCCAACATCAGATGGTACTTGCGTCAGGGATTATATACACGTTGTGGATTTAGCAAAAGCGCATGTTGTCGCTTTACAACGTTTAGTGTCAGGAAAAAATGATTCTAATTTTGAATTTTTTAATCTCGGAACAGGAACAGGAAGTACGGTTTTGGAAGCCATTCAATCCTTTGAACGCGTTTCAGGAAAAGCTTTAAATTACAAAATTGTAGATAGAAGAGAAGGTGATGTTACTGCGGCTTATGCGGAAACTTCAAAAGCGAATGGCGTGTTAGGCTGGAAAACGGAATTGACCTTAGATGATGCCATGGATTCTGCTTGGAAATGGGAACAAAAAATTAGAACTAAATAA
- a CDS encoding metal-dependent hydrolase family protein, whose amino-acid sequence MKTLLRILVLLCAISLTAQNTYLHCGKLIDTKSGKVLKEKTIVVSGNKIISVQNGYINPTNTEDMTVDLKSKTVMPGLIDMHVHIEGETSPKSYLNKYTLNDADIAFNSAKYAKITLMSGFTTVRDLGGSGVNVALRNAINAGTVEGPRIFTAEKSLATTGGHADPTNGSKRSMMGNPGPKEGVVNGVEDAKKAVRQRYKNGADLIKITATGGVLSVAKSGQNPQFTVEEIKAICDTAKDYDFHVAAHAHGDEGMQRAILGGVKTIEHGTLMSAETMELMKKHDVYLVPTITAGKFVSDKAKVSGYYPEIIVPKALDIGPKIQGMFGRAYKAGVGIAFGTDAAVFYHGDNGKEFGYMVEAGMPEMEAIQSATITNAMLLKMEDRIGQIKPDFIADIIAVNDDPTASISTMENVTFVMKDGVIYKE is encoded by the coding sequence ATGAAAACTTTACTCAGAATACTAGTATTGCTCTGTGCAATATCGCTGACAGCACAAAATACGTATCTCCATTGCGGAAAATTAATTGACACCAAATCGGGTAAAGTTTTAAAGGAGAAAACTATTGTCGTTTCTGGAAATAAGATTATTTCTGTACAAAACGGTTATATCAATCCAACCAATACAGAAGATATGACCGTTGATTTAAAATCTAAAACCGTAATGCCAGGTTTAATCGATATGCACGTTCATATTGAAGGCGAAACCAGTCCGAAATCTTATCTTAACAAATACACCCTGAACGACGCTGACATTGCTTTTAATTCTGCGAAATACGCCAAAATTACTTTAATGAGTGGTTTTACAACCGTTAGGGATTTAGGTGGTTCTGGAGTCAATGTAGCTTTACGAAATGCGATAAATGCAGGTACAGTTGAAGGACCGAGAATATTTACTGCGGAAAAATCGTTAGCGACAACAGGAGGTCATGCAGATCCAACCAATGGGTCTAAAAGAAGTATGATGGGCAATCCTGGTCCAAAGGAAGGTGTGGTCAATGGAGTAGAGGATGCAAAAAAGGCAGTAAGACAACGCTATAAAAATGGAGCTGATTTAATTAAAATCACTGCAACAGGAGGTGTTTTAAGTGTCGCAAAAAGTGGACAGAATCCACAGTTTACGGTTGAAGAAATAAAAGCTATTTGCGACACAGCAAAAGACTACGATTTTCATGTTGCTGCCCATGCCCATGGCGATGAAGGAATGCAACGTGCCATTTTAGGAGGTGTAAAAACTATTGAGCATGGTACTTTAATGAGCGCGGAAACGATGGAGTTAATGAAAAAACACGATGTCTATTTAGTGCCAACTATAACCGCTGGAAAGTTTGTTTCCGACAAAGCAAAAGTTTCAGGTTATTATCCTGAAATTATAGTGCCTAAAGCGTTGGATATAGGACCTAAAATTCAAGGAATGTTTGGCAGAGCTTATAAAGCGGGTGTTGGAATTGCTTTTGGAACTGATGCCGCGGTTTTCTATCATGGCGACAATGGAAAGGAATTTGGTTACATGGTCGAAGCTGGCATGCCAGAAATGGAAGCTATCCAAAGCGCAACTATTACGAATGCTATGCTATTGAAAATGGAAGACAGAATTGGGCAAATTAAACCTGATTTTATTGCTGATATCATCGCCGTAAATGACGACCCAACGGCTTCGATTTCTACCATGGAAAATGTCACTTTTGTAATGAAAGATGGTGTTATTTATAAAGAATGA
- a CDS encoding DegT/DnrJ/EryC1/StrS family aminotransferase: MKKIQMVDLQGQYAKIKDVVDPSIAEVMENAAFINGPKVHQFQKNLEDYLGVRNVIPCANGTDALQIAMMGLDLKPGDEVITADFTFAATVEVIALLQLTPVLVDVDPVTFNIDVEAIKKAITPKTKAIVPVHLFGLPAEMDEIMALAKAHDLYVIEDNAQAIGANYTHKDGSKTKAGVIGHVASTSFFPSKNLGCYGDGGAIFTNDDDLAHKIRGIVNHGMYERYHHDVVGVNSRLDSIQAAVLDAKLPHLDQYNAARRHTARKYNQAFKNHPNITIPSGRDVCQGICDTCDCHVFHQYTLNLKGVDRDALVSHLQEKNVPCGVYYPIPLHRQKAYLDDRYNEADFTVTNQLVNSVMSLPMHTELDDEQIDFITSTVLNFINSNK; this comes from the coding sequence ATGAAAAAAATTCAAATGGTTGACCTTCAAGGTCAATACGCAAAAATAAAAGATGTTGTAGATCCTTCAATTGCAGAAGTCATGGAGAATGCAGCATTTATCAACGGCCCTAAAGTACATCAGTTTCAAAAAAATCTTGAAGATTATTTAGGGGTTAGAAATGTAATTCCATGTGCCAACGGAACTGATGCTTTGCAAATCGCTATGATGGGTTTAGATTTAAAACCAGGGGACGAAGTCATTACGGCAGATTTTACATTTGCGGCCACTGTTGAGGTTATAGCATTGTTGCAATTAACGCCTGTTCTAGTAGATGTCGACCCTGTTACCTTCAACATTGATGTGGAGGCCATTAAAAAAGCGATTACGCCAAAAACGAAAGCGATAGTACCTGTTCACTTATTTGGTTTACCGGCAGAAATGGATGAGATTATGGCATTGGCAAAAGCGCACGATTTGTATGTTATTGAAGATAATGCTCAAGCTATCGGAGCCAATTATACACACAAAGACGGTAGTAAAACTAAAGCAGGCGTTATAGGTCATGTCGCTTCGACTTCTTTTTTTCCGTCAAAAAACTTGGGTTGTTATGGCGATGGTGGTGCTATTTTCACTAACGATGATGACTTAGCCCATAAAATTAGGGGAATTGTAAATCATGGGATGTACGAGCGTTACCATCATGATGTGGTGGGCGTAAATTCGAGATTGGATTCTATTCAAGCAGCGGTTTTAGATGCAAAATTACCGCATTTAGATCAGTACAATGCTGCTAGAAGACATACAGCAAGAAAATATAATCAAGCCTTTAAGAATCATCCAAACATTACTATTCCATCAGGTAGAGACGTTTGCCAAGGTATTTGCGATACATGCGATTGTCACGTATTTCATCAATATACTTTAAACTTAAAAGGTGTCGATCGCGATGCACTGGTGTCGCATTTACAAGAAAAAAACGTCCCGTGTGGCGTGTATTATCCAATTCCATTGCACAGACAAAAAGCGTATTTGGATGATCGCTATAATGAAGCTGATTTTACGGTTACAAATCAATTGGTAAATTCTGTGATGTCTTTACCAATGCATACAGAACTTGATGATGAACAAATTGATTTTATCACTTCTACGGTTTTAAATTTTATAAATTCAAATAAATAA
- the lspA gene encoding signal peptidase II, protein MNRNLFITLLITFNIAIDQISKVIVRSTMVKGGKGQINVIKDYFQLIWVENKGAFLGMGSDMNPTLRLIFLLILPTIVLGYVIYYIIKTKELDRLSLVAFCCIVGGGVANVFDRIVFGQVTDFFFIDLGGVFRTGIFNVADLSVTMGMVMLLFSGFAQRNKGKILHQSK, encoded by the coding sequence TTGAACAGAAATCTATTTATTACGCTACTCATTACATTTAACATTGCTATTGATCAAATTTCAAAAGTAATCGTTAGATCCACTATGGTTAAAGGTGGAAAAGGACAAATTAATGTTATAAAAGATTATTTCCAGTTAATCTGGGTGGAGAACAAAGGTGCATTCTTGGGTATGGGAAGTGATATGAATCCGACGTTGAGATTAATCTTTTTGTTGATATTACCAACCATTGTTTTAGGCTATGTGATTTATTACATCATAAAAACCAAAGAATTAGATCGGTTAAGTCTCGTCGCCTTTTGCTGCATTGTCGGAGGAGGCGTGGCCAATGTGTTTGACCGTATTGTTTTTGGGCAAGTCACTGATTTCTTTTTTATCGACTTAGGAGGCGTATTTAGAACAGGCATTTTTAATGTTGCCGACCTTTCGGTAACCATGGGAATGGTAATGCTATTGTTTAGCGGTTTTGCACAGAGAAATAAAGGTAAAATATTACATCAATCTAAATAA